The proteins below are encoded in one region of Pseudomonas putida S13.1.2:
- a CDS encoding quinone oxidoreductase family protein, producing the protein MAKAVRFYETGGPEVLRYEDVEVGEPGPGQVRLRHVAVGLNYADTYFRNGTYPIPLANGMGVEAAGVVQAVGEGVSHVAVGDRVTYTGFMNTLGAYSTERLIPAAPLIKLPETIAFETAAAMTMRGLTASYLMRRLYDFKPGDSILLHAAAGGVGLIVSQWAKLLGLTVIGTVSTEAKAEVARAHGCDHTINYSHEDVAKCVRELTDGVGVNVVFDSVGRTTFMGSLDSLKRRGLMVCVGTASGTIEPFDPQILAMKGSLFLTRPALADYIADPAEKAALAGELFGHVGSGRIKIEINQHYALQDAVQAHRDLESRKTTGSSIFVI; encoded by the coding sequence ATGGCCAAAGCGGTACGTTTCTACGAAACCGGAGGGCCTGAGGTCCTGCGCTACGAAGACGTCGAAGTCGGCGAACCAGGCCCTGGGCAGGTGCGCTTGCGCCACGTGGCGGTTGGCCTGAACTACGCCGACACTTATTTTCGCAATGGCACCTACCCGATTCCCCTGGCCAACGGCATGGGCGTGGAAGCGGCCGGTGTGGTCCAGGCGGTGGGCGAGGGCGTCAGCCACGTAGCGGTTGGCGACCGGGTGACCTACACCGGCTTCATGAATACCCTCGGCGCCTACAGCACCGAGCGCCTGATCCCTGCCGCGCCGTTGATCAAGCTGCCGGAAACCATCGCGTTCGAAACGGCCGCGGCCATGACCATGCGCGGCCTCACGGCCTCGTACCTGATGCGGCGCCTGTACGACTTCAAACCAGGGGACAGCATTCTGCTGCACGCCGCTGCGGGTGGTGTCGGGTTGATCGTCTCGCAGTGGGCCAAGCTGCTGGGTCTGACCGTGATCGGCACCGTCTCCACCGAAGCCAAGGCCGAAGTGGCGCGTGCCCATGGTTGCGACCACACCATCAACTACAGCCACGAAGACGTGGCCAAGTGTGTGCGCGAGCTGACCGATGGGGTCGGCGTCAACGTGGTGTTCGACAGCGTCGGGCGCACTACCTTCATGGGCTCGCTGGACTCGCTCAAGCGCCGTGGCCTGATGGTCTGCGTGGGCACCGCATCCGGCACCATCGAACCGTTCGACCCGCAGATTCTTGCGATGAAGGGCTCGCTGTTCCTGACCCGCCCGGCGCTGGCTGATTACATCGCCGACCCGGCCGAGAAAGCCGCCCTGGCAGGCGAGCTGTTCGGCCATGTGGGTAGCGGCCGTATCAAGATCGAAATCAACCAGCACTACGCCTTGCAGGACGCAGTTCAGGCGCATCGTGATCTGGAGTCGCGCAAGACCACCGGCTCGTCGATCTTCGTCATCTGA
- a CDS encoding SDR family NAD(P)-dependent oxidoreductase — MNLNSYRDQVVMITGAASGFGALLAEHLGGLGARLVLGDRDVRGLERVAGALREAGITVLAVPCDVTREVQVKALVDAAIATFGRLDVGVNNAGILTPMKHFVDTTEEELDRSHAVNTKGVFFCMQQQIRQMLPQGGGVILNIASMAGLGGAPKLAAYAAAKHAVVGLTRTAAVEYARRGIRVNALCPFYSATPMVTESDVGERQAFLAQGSPMKRLGTPEEIVAVMLMLCARENSYMTGQAIAVDGGISAF, encoded by the coding sequence ATGAACCTGAACAGCTACCGCGACCAGGTGGTGATGATCACCGGCGCCGCCAGTGGTTTTGGTGCGTTGTTGGCCGAGCACCTGGGCGGCCTGGGTGCCCGGCTGGTACTCGGCGACCGCGACGTGAGGGGGCTGGAGCGGGTGGCCGGCGCATTGCGCGAGGCCGGTATCACGGTGCTGGCGGTGCCTTGCGACGTGACCCGTGAGGTGCAGGTCAAGGCGCTGGTGGACGCGGCAATCGCCACCTTCGGTCGCCTCGATGTGGGGGTGAACAACGCCGGGATCCTTACGCCGATGAAGCATTTCGTCGACACCACCGAAGAAGAGCTGGACCGCAGCCACGCGGTCAACACCAAGGGCGTGTTCTTCTGTATGCAGCAGCAAATCCGCCAGATGCTGCCGCAAGGCGGCGGGGTGATCCTCAACATCGCCTCCATGGCCGGGCTCGGCGGCGCGCCCAAGCTGGCCGCCTATGCCGCAGCCAAGCATGCGGTGGTCGGGCTGACCCGAACTGCGGCGGTCGAATACGCCCGCCGAGGCATCCGCGTCAATGCGCTGTGCCCGTTCTACAGTGCCACGCCCATGGTTACCGAGAGCGATGTGGGTGAGCGGCAGGCGTTTCTCGCTCAGGGCTCGCCGATGAAGCGCCTGGGCACTCCCGAAGAAATCGTCGCGGTGATGCTGATGCTATGTGCCCGTGAAAACAGCTACATGACCGGCCAGGCGATTGCCGTGGACGGGGGTATCTCGGCCTTCTGA
- a CDS encoding acyl-CoA dehydrogenase family protein yields MHFALSAELTALQAKVRQFVADVVIPLERDPRQTPHGPSPELRQVLIERAREHGLLTPHASREMGGLGLSHIEKAIIFEEAGYSPLGPVALNIHAPDEGNIHLMEQVATPAQKDRWLKPLVQGRIRSCFAMTEPSPGAGSDPSMLTTQAVRDGDDYIINGQKWFITGAEGAQVAIIMARMEDGSATMFLTDTDRPGFILERMMDSLDSCFAGGHAVLRFDNLRIPAGDVLGEVGKGFRYAQVRLAPARLTHCMRWLGQARRAHDEACRYASHRVSFGKPLGEHQGVGFMLADNQMDLHTTRLSIWHCAWVLDQGERGNFESSMAKVLSSEAIWRVIDRCVQVLGGQGVTGESIVERIFRDARSFRIYDGPNEVHRMSLAKKILARTAPGVAG; encoded by the coding sequence ATGCATTTCGCCCTGTCTGCCGAGTTGACTGCCCTGCAAGCCAAAGTACGGCAGTTCGTCGCTGACGTCGTCATCCCCCTGGAGCGCGACCCGCGCCAGACACCCCACGGTCCGTCGCCCGAGCTGCGCCAGGTGCTGATCGAGCGCGCCCGTGAACACGGCCTGCTGACTCCGCATGCCTCGCGTGAGATGGGCGGGCTGGGCCTGAGCCACATCGAGAAGGCGATCATCTTCGAAGAGGCCGGCTATTCGCCGCTTGGGCCGGTGGCCCTGAACATCCATGCCCCCGACGAAGGCAACATACACCTGATGGAACAGGTGGCAACGCCTGCGCAAAAAGACCGCTGGCTCAAGCCGCTGGTGCAGGGCCGGATCCGCTCGTGCTTCGCCATGACCGAGCCAAGCCCGGGCGCCGGCTCCGATCCGTCGATGCTCACCACCCAGGCCGTACGCGACGGCGACGACTACATCATCAACGGCCAGAAGTGGTTCATCACCGGTGCCGAAGGCGCGCAAGTGGCAATCATCATGGCGCGCATGGAAGACGGCAGCGCGACCATGTTCCTCACCGACACCGACCGCCCCGGTTTCATCCTCGAGCGCATGATGGACTCGCTCGACAGTTGCTTCGCCGGCGGCCACGCGGTGCTGCGCTTCGACAACCTGCGCATTCCCGCCGGCGATGTGCTGGGCGAAGTGGGCAAAGGTTTCCGTTACGCCCAGGTGCGCCTGGCCCCGGCGCGCCTGACCCATTGCATGCGCTGGCTCGGCCAGGCCCGTCGTGCCCATGACGAAGCCTGCCGCTATGCCAGCCACCGGGTGTCGTTCGGTAAGCCGCTGGGCGAGCATCAGGGCGTGGGCTTCATGCTCGCCGACAACCAAATGGACCTGCACACCACGCGCCTGTCGATCTGGCACTGCGCCTGGGTACTGGACCAGGGCGAGCGCGGCAATTTCGAGTCGAGCATGGCCAAGGTGCTCAGCTCCGAGGCCATCTGGCGGGTGATCGACCGTTGTGTGCAGGTGCTCGGCGGGCAGGGCGTTACCGGCGAGTCGATCGTCGAGCGGATTTTCCGCGATGCGCGCAGTTTCCGCATCTATGACGGCCCGAACGAAGTGCACCGCATGAGCCTGGCGAAGAAGATCCTTGCCCGCACAGCGCCGGGAGTGGCCGGATGA
- a CDS encoding histidine phosphatase family protein, giving the protein MTEQPAQPVRRRRCYLVRHGHVDYFDASGRPLDPRSVPLSPKGVAQAQALGQVLAQTPFDRAVCSDYPRTRQTLDQLLDGRVQPVEEHAGFREIRAGRLREIPRECLHREVAQAYQLADRADAAFLRGEPWVAFQQRVLGSFQQLLESPDWSALLLVTHDAVNRILLAWACGAGLDALAAFEQDPACLNIVDIDMAGSQVLRAYIRTLNYSAYDPGKATIDQTVMEQVHASIDPRRLLA; this is encoded by the coding sequence ATGACTGAACAGCCTGCCCAGCCCGTGCGCCGCCGTCGTTGCTACCTGGTGCGCCATGGCCATGTTGACTATTTCGATGCCAGCGGCCGGCCCCTCGACCCGCGCAGCGTGCCGTTGTCGCCCAAGGGCGTAGCCCAGGCCCAGGCGCTGGGCCAGGTGCTGGCGCAGACACCCTTCGACCGCGCCGTGTGCTCGGACTACCCGCGCACCCGGCAAACACTCGACCAGCTCCTGGACGGCCGCGTCCAGCCTGTGGAAGAGCACGCGGGGTTTCGCGAAATCCGTGCCGGCCGATTGAGGGAAATCCCCCGCGAATGCCTGCACCGCGAAGTGGCCCAGGCCTACCAGCTCGCTGATCGCGCCGACGCAGCCTTCTTGCGCGGTGAGCCGTGGGTTGCATTCCAGCAACGCGTGCTGGGCAGCTTCCAGCAGTTGCTGGAATCGCCTGACTGGAGCGCGCTGCTGCTGGTCACCCATGATGCTGTCAACCGCATCCTCCTGGCCTGGGCCTGCGGCGCCGGCCTCGACGCTTTGGCCGCCTTCGAGCAGGACCCGGCCTGCTTGAATATCGTCGATATCGACATGGCCGGCTCGCAGGTGCTGCGTGCCTACATCCGCACCCTCAACTACTCAGCCTACGACCCCGGCAAGGCAACGATCGACCAAACCGTCATGGAGCAGGTGCACGCCTCCATCGACCCGCGTCGCCTGCTCGCCTGA
- a CDS encoding DUF6285 domain-containing protein, with amino-acid sequence MNQSDAQDLLLTAREAVLKQLLPALPAHVHYEARMVASALLIASREAAQGVACADIERQAMAGLLQDQASPEQARSELAQRIRQGAYDHAGEPRARLLAALRAINRAQLSISNPKALIHD; translated from the coding sequence ATGAACCAGTCCGATGCCCAGGACTTGCTGCTGACGGCGCGTGAGGCCGTGCTCAAGCAGTTGCTGCCCGCATTGCCGGCGCACGTGCACTACGAGGCGCGGATGGTGGCCAGCGCTCTGCTGATCGCCAGCCGCGAGGCTGCCCAGGGGGTGGCCTGTGCCGACATCGAACGCCAGGCCATGGCCGGGCTGCTACAAGACCAGGCCTCGCCCGAGCAAGCCCGCAGCGAGCTCGCCCAGCGCATTCGCCAGGGGGCCTACGACCATGCCGGTGAGCCCCGTGCACGCCTGCTGGCGGCACTGCGTGCCATCAACCGCGCACAACTGAGCATCAGCAACCCCAAGGCACTGATCCATGACTGA
- a CDS encoding phosphotransferase family protein, with the protein MPSSHFAQQSSARIDVSDAHEVLSAYLQERLHGQPVRITHSERLSGGAIQENWLLKAQVAGVPQRWVLRTDAASAVAASMTREQEFAVLCAVHQVGVKVPEPLWLCQSPQVIGRDFFIMQALAGNAGGHRLTSAQHATQGNPALCRALGANLARLHQLRPPQASLGFLPAPVADAVQASINQYRAFLDALPGSHPIIEWGLRWCELNKPVPMPACLIHRDYRTGNYMVEGSDLSGVLDWEFAGWGDPREDLGWFTARCWRFARPDLEAGGVGRLDDLLAGYRSVSPLDLDRETLRFWQVMAHLRWAVIALQQAERHASGQQRSLELALTGRMVSELEQELLLLTQGGRA; encoded by the coding sequence ATGCCAAGCAGCCATTTCGCGCAGCAATCCAGTGCTCGCATCGACGTATCAGACGCCCATGAGGTGCTGTCTGCCTATCTACAGGAGCGCCTGCACGGCCAGCCGGTGCGCATCACCCACAGCGAGCGCTTGTCAGGCGGCGCCATCCAGGAGAACTGGCTGCTCAAGGCCCAGGTAGCCGGTGTGCCGCAGCGTTGGGTATTGCGTACCGACGCGGCCTCCGCCGTGGCCGCCAGCATGACCCGCGAGCAGGAGTTCGCCGTGCTCTGCGCCGTTCACCAGGTGGGCGTGAAGGTGCCCGAGCCGTTGTGGCTGTGCCAGTCGCCGCAGGTGATCGGGCGCGATTTCTTCATCATGCAGGCGCTGGCCGGCAACGCCGGCGGCCATCGCTTGACCAGCGCGCAGCATGCGACCCAGGGCAATCCGGCGCTGTGCCGGGCGTTGGGGGCCAACCTTGCGCGCCTGCATCAGCTGCGCCCTCCACAGGCTTCCCTGGGGTTTCTGCCCGCGCCGGTGGCCGATGCGGTGCAGGCCAGCATCAATCAGTACCGTGCATTCCTGGACGCCTTGCCCGGTAGCCACCCGATCATCGAATGGGGCTTGCGCTGGTGCGAGCTGAACAAGCCCGTGCCCATGCCGGCGTGCCTCATTCACCGCGACTACCGCACCGGCAACTACATGGTTGAGGGCAGTGATCTGAGCGGCGTGCTGGACTGGGAGTTTGCTGGCTGGGGCGACCCCCGCGAAGACCTGGGCTGGTTCACCGCACGCTGCTGGCGCTTCGCCCGGCCGGATCTGGAGGCGGGCGGCGTCGGCCGCCTGGACGACCTGCTCGCCGGCTACCGCAGCGTCTCGCCACTCGACCTGGACCGCGAAACGCTGCGTTTCTGGCAGGTCATGGCCCACCTGCGCTGGGCGGTGATCGCCCTGCAGCAGGCCGAACGTCATGCCTCAGGGCAGCAGCGCTCGCTGGAGCTGGCGTTGACCGGGCGCATGGTCAGTGAACTCGAACAGGAACTGCTGTTGCTCACCCAAGGAGGCCGCGCATGA
- a CDS encoding LuxR C-terminal-related transcriptional regulator encodes MHLPALKPNQLRPPAEPTKGVVRARLLEQLVNALDNGSVVLLQAPLGYGKSTLLSQLTRSLAGAWAWLRVTRAENQPLALLLHLHAALQLPAQQRDTPQAEHLWSLILADLEARQAPLTLLLDDLHLLNAAPAWQYLDTLLHYPPPALRLVAASEGPPQLPLAHLRRDGRLTVLGARDLALDSDETRQLAQARDVNLGSDALYQLRAGSEGWPSGVLFWLEAYRQALYSTGQAPADLRPITRQAYAHARQFLEEERLQRLPVPLRTFLEHTAVAQVFDAALASELAASADVPAALRQLQRLDLIIEVPQGSHAEYRYHPALRNSLYNRLEQRDPQRLRQLHRQAANWLLAQRRYTEAIYQFGRARDLDAVLNIVDRHAFELLREGKVNTLVDVLDEVAGHAGNDSFTLAMTEASTVMVTNDIAQACQCLHQLYALQRRQAVPRHPERVQQTVMFLRSRLAYLGGNLGHALALAARALQQFPQHNAARSVLYFDRANCLAALGQLEQAHTEGSRALRELQGFGLSGYTNLLQLLLAQIELAQGANDAAWARLQGMAELPAAGSSGRFYELFRHLGKGLALLQANRLAQARHALAQAEVLALGFPHSAALPWVFHYQACLHWALGETGQAKARWAEVRRLARQNRLLTLYRQAGAWLARLALRDNDQDYLPDWLDQWHWCRRQYGEQLLPEEWLAYAWVQRHLGQRDKAWQIQQSLQAQAQAQGNRRLLLDALLLDAALQQDLGARDDALLSLEQALQLACTCGFGQLLQYEGDACLEPLRQLLLPQVRERLGLKAPAPSREHLNALFRPLLANKENAENALIVPLSRRELEVLQRMARGQSNGQIAEAMFISLSTVKTHINNLFRKLDVADRDSALCSARDLQLLG; translated from the coding sequence ATGCATCTTCCCGCGCTCAAACCGAACCAGCTGCGCCCGCCCGCCGAGCCGACCAAAGGGGTGGTTCGAGCGCGGCTGCTCGAGCAACTGGTCAACGCCCTGGACAACGGCAGCGTCGTGCTACTGCAAGCACCGCTGGGCTATGGCAAGAGCACGCTACTCAGCCAGTTAACCCGCAGCCTGGCGGGAGCCTGGGCATGGCTGCGTGTGACCCGTGCCGAGAACCAGCCACTGGCCCTGCTGCTGCACCTGCACGCGGCGCTGCAACTGCCTGCGCAGCAACGCGACACACCCCAGGCCGAGCACCTGTGGAGCCTGATCCTGGCCGACCTGGAAGCCCGCCAGGCGCCGCTGACGCTGCTGCTCGACGACCTGCACCTGCTCAACGCCGCGCCCGCCTGGCAGTACCTGGACACGCTGTTGCACTACCCGCCGCCCGCGCTGCGCCTGGTCGCCGCCAGCGAAGGCCCGCCCCAGCTGCCGCTGGCCCACTTGCGCCGCGATGGCCGGCTGACTGTGCTGGGCGCCCGGGACCTGGCCCTGGACAGTGATGAAACGCGCCAGTTGGCACAGGCCCGCGACGTCAACCTGGGCAGCGATGCGCTGTACCAGTTGCGCGCCGGTAGCGAAGGCTGGCCCAGTGGTGTGCTGTTCTGGCTCGAGGCCTACCGCCAGGCGCTGTACAGCACCGGCCAGGCGCCCGCTGACCTGCGCCCGATCACCCGCCAGGCCTATGCCCACGCCCGGCAGTTTCTCGAAGAAGAACGCCTGCAGCGCTTGCCCGTGCCGTTGCGCACATTTCTCGAACACACCGCCGTGGCCCAGGTGTTCGATGCAGCCCTTGCCAGCGAACTGGCCGCCAGTGCCGATGTGCCCGCCGCACTGCGCCAGTTGCAGCGCCTGGACCTGATCATCGAAGTCCCCCAAGGCAGTCACGCCGAATACCGCTACCACCCGGCCCTGCGCAACAGCCTCTACAACCGCCTGGAACAGCGCGATCCCCAGCGCCTGCGGCAACTGCATCGCCAGGCTGCCAACTGGCTGCTGGCCCAGCGCCGTTACACCGAGGCGATCTACCAGTTCGGCCGCGCCCGCGACCTGGACGCCGTGCTCAACATCGTCGATCGGCACGCTTTCGAGCTGCTGCGCGAGGGCAAGGTCAACACCCTGGTCGACGTGCTCGACGAGGTCGCCGGGCACGCCGGCAACGACAGCTTCACCTTGGCAATGACCGAAGCTTCCACGGTGATGGTCACCAACGATATCGCCCAGGCCTGCCAGTGCCTGCACCAGCTCTATGCCCTGCAGCGCCGCCAGGCAGTGCCGCGGCACCCCGAGCGGGTACAGCAGACGGTGATGTTTCTGCGCAGCCGCCTGGCCTACCTGGGGGGCAATCTGGGGCACGCGCTGGCCCTCGCGGCGCGAGCACTGCAGCAGTTTCCCCAGCACAACGCGGCGCGCTCGGTGCTGTACTTCGACCGCGCCAACTGCCTGGCCGCGCTCGGCCAACTGGAGCAGGCCCACACCGAAGGCAGCCGCGCCCTGCGCGAGCTGCAGGGCTTTGGCCTTAGCGGCTACACCAACCTGCTGCAACTGTTGCTGGCGCAGATCGAACTGGCCCAGGGCGCCAACGATGCTGCGTGGGCGCGCCTGCAAGGCATGGCCGAGCTGCCTGCCGCCGGCAGTTCGGGGCGCTTCTATGAACTGTTCCGCCACCTTGGCAAAGGCTTGGCACTGTTGCAGGCCAACCGCCTGGCCCAGGCACGCCACGCCCTGGCCCAGGCCGAAGTGCTGGCACTGGGCTTCCCTCACAGCGCTGCCCTGCCCTGGGTGTTCCACTACCAGGCATGCCTGCACTGGGCGCTGGGCGAGACCGGCCAGGCCAAGGCACGCTGGGCAGAGGTACGCCGGCTGGCCCGACAGAACCGTTTGCTCACGCTCTACCGGCAGGCCGGCGCCTGGCTTGCGCGCCTGGCCTTGCGCGACAATGACCAGGACTACCTGCCCGACTGGCTCGACCAATGGCATTGGTGCCGGCGCCAGTATGGCGAGCAACTGTTGCCCGAAGAGTGGCTCGCCTATGCCTGGGTGCAGCGCCACCTCGGCCAACGCGACAAAGCGTGGCAGATCCAGCAGAGCTTGCAGGCCCAGGCACAGGCGCAAGGCAACCGCCGCCTGCTGCTCGACGCACTGCTGCTCGACGCGGCCCTGCAACAGGACCTTGGTGCCCGCGACGATGCCCTGCTCAGCCTCGAACAAGCGCTGCAACTGGCCTGCACCTGCGGCTTCGGGCAACTGTTGCAGTATGAGGGTGATGCCTGCCTGGAGCCCCTGCGGCAACTGCTGCTGCCCCAGGTGCGCGAGCGCTTGGGCCTGAAAGCCCCAGCGCCCTCGCGCGAGCACCTGAATGCCCTGTTCCGGCCATTGCTGGCGAACAAGGAAAACGCAGAAAACGCACTGATTGTTCCGCTCTCGCGCCGTGAGCTGGAAGTGTTGCAGCGCATGGCCCGCGGGCAGAGCAACGGGCAGATCGCCGAGGCGATGTTCATCAGCCTGAGCACGGTCAAGACCCACATCAACAACCTGTTCCGCAAGCTCGACGTGGCCGACCGCGACAGCGCCCTGTGTTCGGCGCGCGATCTGCAACTGCTGGGCTGA
- a CDS encoding acyl-CoA dehydrogenase C-terminal domain-containing protein: MPSYTAPLRDITFVAQELLGLSRHYQQLTGCEAPDAATFAAIVEEGAKFAEQQLAPLNAVGDQHGCQWQDGKVTTPPGFADAYKRFADNGWLGLDKDPAFGGQGLPPSLGFVNYEMVCSANHAWGMYGNLAGGAISTLSEHADEALQQRLLPPMIAGRWGGTMCLTEAHCGSDLGLLRTSARPQADGSYQVSGSKMFISAGEHDMTENIIHLVLARIEGAPAGVKGISLFAVPKIQVDAQDQLGAPNGVSCGSIEHKMGIHGNATCVLNFDSATGYLLGEANRGLNAMFTYINESRLAVSQQAQAHAEASFQGALAYARDRVQMRATPRLRSDQPADPIIGHADVRRMLLTQKAYAEGGRMLAYTCAKGVDQLHHGASASVREAAARRLALLTPIAKGFLTETGNEAAQLGIQVFGGHGYIREWGMEQIARDVRITAIYEGTNTIQGLDLLTRKVLADGGEALAELLGEIEDFTQSTNAPAHLAQALLKQVVAWREVSAWLRDASATDANLIGASAYDYLMLSGYTLLGYLWLRAACVAERALAAGSDEVAFYQGKRETARFYLQRLLPRANLHETLIRTGSDNLMDISEAAFAR; this comes from the coding sequence ATGCCCAGCTACACCGCCCCATTGCGCGATATCACCTTTGTTGCCCAGGAGCTGCTCGGCCTGAGCCGCCACTACCAACAACTGACTGGCTGTGAAGCCCCGGACGCGGCTACCTTCGCCGCCATCGTCGAAGAAGGCGCCAAATTCGCCGAACAGCAGCTGGCCCCGCTCAACGCCGTGGGCGACCAGCACGGCTGCCAGTGGCAGGACGGCAAGGTCACCACCCCGCCCGGCTTTGCCGATGCCTACAAACGCTTCGCCGACAACGGCTGGCTGGGCCTGGACAAGGACCCGGCCTTCGGTGGCCAGGGCCTGCCGCCGTCGCTGGGGTTCGTCAACTACGAGATGGTGTGCAGCGCCAACCACGCCTGGGGCATGTACGGCAACCTCGCCGGGGGCGCCATCAGTACCCTCAGCGAGCACGCTGACGAAGCCCTGCAGCAGCGCTTGCTGCCACCGATGATCGCCGGCCGCTGGGGCGGCACCATGTGCCTGACCGAGGCCCACTGCGGTTCGGACCTTGGCCTGCTGCGCACCAGCGCCAGGCCCCAGGCCGACGGCAGCTACCAGGTCAGCGGCAGCAAGATGTTCATCTCCGCCGGTGAACACGACATGACCGAGAACATCATCCACCTGGTGCTGGCGCGCATCGAAGGCGCACCCGCGGGGGTCAAAGGCATTTCGCTGTTCGCCGTGCCGAAGATCCAGGTCGATGCCCAAGACCAGCTTGGCGCGCCCAACGGCGTGAGCTGCGGCTCCATCGAACACAAGATGGGCATCCACGGCAACGCTACCTGCGTGCTCAACTTCGACAGCGCCACAGGCTACCTGCTGGGCGAGGCCAACCGTGGCCTGAACGCCATGTTCACCTACATCAACGAGTCGCGCCTGGCGGTGTCCCAGCAGGCCCAGGCCCACGCCGAAGCGTCCTTCCAGGGTGCCTTGGCCTATGCCCGCGACCGCGTGCAGATGCGCGCCACGCCACGCCTGCGCAGTGACCAGCCAGCCGACCCGATCATCGGCCATGCGGATGTGCGGCGCATGCTGCTAACCCAGAAGGCCTATGCCGAAGGCGGCCGCATGCTCGCCTACACCTGCGCCAAGGGCGTCGACCAGCTGCACCACGGCGCCAGCGCCAGCGTGCGCGAGGCTGCGGCGCGCCGCCTGGCGTTGCTCACGCCGATTGCAAAAGGTTTCCTCACAGAAACTGGCAACGAGGCCGCGCAACTGGGTATCCAGGTATTCGGTGGCCACGGCTACATCCGCGAGTGGGGCATGGAGCAGATCGCGCGCGACGTGCGCATCACCGCGATCTACGAAGGCACCAACACCATTCAGGGCCTCGACCTGCTGACCCGCAAGGTGCTGGCCGATGGCGGCGAGGCCTTGGCCGAACTGCTCGGTGAAATCGAAGACTTCACCCAGAGCACCAACGCTCCGGCCCACCTGGCCCAGGCCCTGCTCAAGCAAGTGGTTGCCTGGCGCGAAGTCAGTGCCTGGCTGCGTGACGCCAGCGCAACCGATGCCAACCTGATCGGCGCCAGCGCCTACGACTACCTGATGCTCAGCGGTTACACCCTGCTCGGCTACCTCTGGCTGCGCGCTGCGTGCGTGGCCGAACGGGCACTGGCCGCCGGCAGCGACGAGGTTGCGTTCTACCAGGGCAAGCGCGAGACCGCGCGCTTCTACCTGCAGCGCCTTCTGCCACGCGCCAACCTGCATGAAACACTGATTCGCACCGGCAGCGACAACCTGATGGACATCAGCGAGGCCGCATTCGCCCGCTGA